TGTTCCTCGATCTCGATCTGGCGCGGATAGCCGTTTTCCAGCGCGTCGCGCAGCCGCCGCAGCGGCCCCACGCCGGGATTGCCGGCGAACGAGAAGATCACTTTCCTGACGCAGCCCATGCCGATCATCTGGTCGTACACGATGTCCGGCGTCATGCGCGCCACGGTCAACTCCCTGCGGCCCTGGCGGATGATCTCGTGGCCGGCGGCGTGCGGGATCAGGTGGGTGAACCCTTCCAGCGCGATCATCTGCCCGTCGGTGACGAACTTCGCCACCGCTTCGCCGAGTTCCATGAATTGGCCCATGGTCAGTTCGTCGCCCGCTGATCAGATATCGAAAAAGATGGTCTCGCCTTCGCCCTGCAGGCGGATGTCGAAACGGTATTCGCCCTTGCCCGTGCGCTCCGCGATCAGCGTAGGCACGCGCACCTGGTGCTCGATGCGCGTGAGCAGCGGGTCCTGCGCGTTGGCGTCGGCCTCGTCGGGGAAATACATGCGCGTGTGCAAACCGACATTGATGCCGCGCGCGACCACCCAGAACGTGATGTGCGGCGCCTGCATTCGACCGTCGGGGAAGGGCACCTGGCCGGGCTTGACGGTT
Above is a genomic segment from Pseudomonadota bacterium containing:
- a CDS encoding CoA transferase subunit A, which encodes MGQFMELGEAVAKFVTDGQMIALEGFTHLIPHAAGHEIIRQGRRELTVARMTPDIVYDQMIGMGCVRKVIFSFAGNPGVGPLRRLRDALENGYPRQIEIEEHSHAAMANAYEAGAAGLPCAVFRGYRGVQLPEVNSNIRQVTCPF